Part of the Salmo trutta chromosome 2, fSalTru1.1, whole genome shotgun sequence genome, AATTACACGGCTATTAAAACGTCATGCCAAGGTaaacctacaccaaacacaattaattatatttttttatttatttataatgtgaaaaatgaatggcaGGAAAACCattggaaccatttccgtgtTTTTATCGGTATTATGACACGTGACCTGTGGCGGATTATAGCAGTGCATACTACTGCAAAAATGCATAAAATCACAAATAATGAATACCTAATAAAAAAAGCACAAAATCTGAGCCTTCTAACAGCATAAGGCATTACTAGGTACTGTTCATGGTCTTCATGATGATATGTTTTACAAGGCCATCCACTTAACATTAACATTCAACAGGTTAAAATTATGCAGAATGAGGATGAAATACTGGAGTAGTAAAATTGGCTAACGAATTGTGAAAAACATGGTTTAATATGGCACAGCAGAAATTACAAGTGTCACCCGTTCTTACATATGACATTTTTTATGACAAAACTACTGTTCTGACATTTTAAACATTGTGTATGATACAAAAcctagagatagagagaaagagctaCACAGTAAGAAGTTCAGTCTAAGATTGTATTGTGTATAATGAATGTTATGAACAAACCTGTCGGCCGCGATACGGACCTAGTAGTGTGTGTatggaaatccatttcaatttaatcactttttgacagcatcaCTTTTGATTAAGCAAAATGTTTCATACAATGTTTGTCCATttaagaagtggtcagaaagggacattttggacctgaatgccaaaacctTCAAaagataaaggtgctcaaagttgacccattttgcataccccactcTCCTTTACAATTTTACGACCCCTCTCACCACAGCAGTGTCAGAAGAGGTCGGGGGATagtgcatagaaaaggcctggtgcagagggagggggttcaACTGTGTTCTCTGTCCCCAGAgacagggcaacgtcatgacactgccATGTTTGTAGTCCATAATATGCTGCCGTGTTTGTAGTCCATTCCCCTCTCAAAGGAAGATGTGGAAGATCAGTGACTTGAGGCTTCTACTGTTGGGAATGTTCTGGACGGAGTACTTGATGGCTTTGTAGAACCTAGGACACGTTCCCAGGTGAGAGAGTGGCGAACGTCGCACTGTCCGGCGGTTGTTATGCATTGTCCAGAACCCGATGGAGTAACGGGATAACACCTCGATGCTGACGGTGTGTTGCCCGGGCGACCACTGGGTCAGTCTGACGACTGTAACCATGGAGCCAAAGCCGCAGGAGTGACAAGTCACGCCACGAAACACAGACTCCTCGGGACATAGCGACACGCCTCTCTCCCACGATATACCTCCATCTTCCCCCCCCTCTCCCATGTCACCTAGGTTACACAGGGCCACAAGACACACACCCTCCAGAGGCTGGTTGCTTTTAAAACCCAGCAGGATTCCGACCAGCCTAGGGACCGCCCCCAAACGCAACAACTGCTCCTGTTgacaccctgagagagagagagatatgtgtaAGAAAGGTTAGGTTAAGGGCTTAGACTTGAAGCGTTAGAGATAAGGCTGTGGTCGAGGGTTAGGGGTCAGTGGTTAGCGATGACTCACGGCTCTCGTAGCAGATACGAGCGATAGCGCGGCCAGCGTGTATCAGCAGCTCCTGATCCCTGGAGAGCAGCACAGACAGCAGAGCAGATGACACCCCTGTCTCACCACACCTCTCCCTGATCACCGCTGATGGAGAAAGAAGCAGTGAATGACAACCatgagaggcagagcgagaggcagaaagaggcagagagagagagaggcagagagagagaggcagagagagagagagagagaggcaaagaaagagagaggcagagagagagagaggcagagagagagagaggcagagcgagagaggcagagagagagacttactTTCTCTGGCCAGTTCTGACACCAGTTTAGCAGTCATTAAAGTAAGCGGTCCTCTCCTCCTAAGGGCTTGAGCCAGAGTAGGTAATACACCACTCACTGCCACCTGTTCCGCAGCCCCACgctctacacaccacacacacaaacagattaAATGCACAGCATCATATTAACAAGCGCAATATACACTGTTTACTGTATTCTCCCTCCATTTACCTACAAGCCATCCAGGCATGCATGTGAATACTGTGTGTACGTGACTGTGTGAATACTGTGTGTgccatgtaaactcagcaaaaaaagaaacgtccctttttcaggaccctgtctttcaaagataatttataCAAATCCAAATaaattcacagatcttcattgtaaagggtttaaacattgtttcccaagcttgttcaatgaaccataaacaattaatgaacatgcacctgtggaacggtcaggagatgcactgcagtacttaatgcagctggtggccacaccagatactgactgttactttcgatgttgacccccctttgttcagggacacattattccatttctgttagtcacatgtcggtggaacttgttcagtttatgtctcagttgttgaatcttgttaagttcatacaaatatttacacatgttaagtttgctgaaaaaaaAGCAGTTGactgtgagaggacgtttctttttttgctgagtttatgtacatTGTGCATGGTTTGTTTACGAGTGTGTGAGTTTAATCCAGGCAGGTTAATCAACCCTGTgaccttttctcctctctctcccgcttcgtctctctttctccctccctccctctctctcagacacaaaTGGCTTAGCGACTGTTTGTCCAATTGGTCACGCATCCAACTCTCCCGCTCTCaaccccttccttccttctctcccttgtTCCTCACTTGTTACCAcaaatttctcttcttaaaatgtgattttaaacctaaccttaaccctaaactgaaaaacacactgctaaccctaacctaaaataagaccaaaaagctcattttgGTGTTCATGAATTTCTACgatattttgactttgtggctgtggtaactaatgGAAACCCTCCCTCCCATCCTGTTTAACAATGGCTTGGCTACTGTACATAATATAATTTTGGAGAAGAGACAAAATCGAAGTTCTCCCTTGAAGGAAAGGCCACGTTTTTGTGTAATTTTTGGTTTTGTTGGCAGGTAGTGTCCTCTTTGCTGTggtcatatgtgtgtgtgtgtgtgtgactcacgtTTTTCCTGTATGACAGTAAGTACTGTTTCCAGGTGAGGTCGGAGTGCATCCTCGATGAGATCAGTGCTGACCACAATGGCATCTAATGCATTAGTAAGAGGGtctgagagggtgagagagagagatgattgaATATGAATACTTCCTGTACCAGTTCGCTTGTTACGATCTCCCTATAACCATATTACAGCATTGGTTAATACGTTTGGCTATGGGCTGGGAGACCTGGTACAGTAAAATGATGGTGAGCTCTGGCATCGTTTTCATCCCACTTCAAGTACTGATTTGAAATTAATAACATTGTACCACATATACATGACAGCGCTATAGACACCACAAGCAAACGTTGCAGACATGAATCGGACTCATGGCCTGGTGATGAGGTACCCCCGCCCGCGACTTCAAAATCAGTTTCACCTTCAGCCCAGGAGGGAATTACCTCTTGGTTTAACGGTCAAGACGTTGGTTTCTCCCATTGGAGACCCGGGTTCAGATCCCCGCCTGTGACACATACAACACGTACCCTACTGAGTAGTATAAACATAAGTGACCATGTCAgtgtatacttaagcaataaggtacGAGGGTTGTGGCATATGGCCattataccacagctaagggctgtatccaggcactccgcttttCGTTGTGCAaaagaacagctcttagccgtggtatattggccactgGTGtcactggttaccaacgtaatttaGCAGTAAAAAATAAACCTTTAGTCATACCCCAGGGCTCGAagcacccagtttataatgtactGATAAAGAAGTgtccatagcaacagcatcagGTCACATAGTATCTCCTCTCCCGTGGCACGCTGCACACACTGGCGCCATGCTACTGTTCATATCAAATGGAGCGATATCCGTGGTGTAATGCTCAGTGCTCAATAGTATGTttaggtaggtaggtgtgtggCTCAGTCCAACACAGCGTAGTGTCCATCTTCACACACCAAACTTAAAAAGAAAATGCAATTCTACTCAACAATCGCGCATACCAACATTAATCACTCACCTTTGGGTACCACTGGCAGTAGTCGACCGGAGTCACTGGTCGGCCGCAGTCTAtccatgtgtgtgttgtgggtgtgtATGCGTGCATATGTGTCAGTATAGACTCCCATCCGGCCTTTTTGTTGCAGTCGTTTCTCAAATCTTCTGTCAGCCAAACAATGTTCTCTgcacttcccctctcctcctttcccctttTCTTATCCGTATCTCTTCGCCAGCTTTCTGGAACATCTGTCTGTTGCTGTTTCAGACACCGTCTTCTCCTTTCTTTCTACCTCgtctctcttcctcactgtccatTTCTCTATGATAAGCTCAGCAAGCCCCGAATCCATTTATTTCCTTCTTGCTTTTTATGTTACATATTCCGTACTCCCGCTCTTTCAGGCGTGTTTCTTTCTCTCCTACTTTTACTCctgtgctctccctccctccctccctccttctctacaCTAATACAGAGTAAATCCTAATTCCCTGCAAAGCTGCTCTCCCTCGGTCACTCCCTCCCTTTCACCCGCTGTGTTGGCAGGTAGTACAGTACCACAGTAAACATATCCTTacaacctagcggtcaaacagggacatggttccaatcgtttttctaCCCATAATTCTTCtatgggattttagaaacacttacaattccttgtatcaatatatttgcctgtatttaccctcGTCAAATGAAATGCtgattagctgctaatgtggctttcataaagaactacaaatgccatgatgatctggacgaggcTGCCAAATCGAAGCAAAATTAAacatctctggattaactatctaaagTTAGCTAAATGttgtaatgaataaattggcaacatttctttaaattgacaattctgaactgtcttgtgcaagttctaaattgacacaatacctgttagcaaaggtgtcagctagagaagAGGTGCAGGACTTGGCAGGGATTTATAGTCTTGCATTATGTCTACTTTGATGTTAATTAGCAATTTTGAATCAGAGCCGAATATATTGAATAAAGTCAACCTTGTCCAAAAGAGATTTACGTGGTTATCAAAAcgccatgccagggtaagcctacatgaaacacagcccttattttaggCATTTCTAAAATCCCCTTTGGGAACAATGAATGGTAGAAAAaggattggaaccatttccctgtttgaccgccaGTTTTATGGGGCTTGATAGGCCCTTGGCTTGGTTGACTCGACCGATTTACATTTGGCTGACTGAGCAAGGTGTTTCACTAATCCTTGTAGTGAGGATTTCTTACTGCGTAATTCTTTAGAATGCAGGACGATTTGTAGATCAGTGGTTCTGCACAGCATCTTGCTCAAACAattttaaagtagtacatttcCTTATTTGTGTTTTGAAAAAAAGCTTAAGGCTAATAATGCTCTGATCATTGTCTGATCGCTCCCAACCCATAGGAATGCCCACCCAgtttactttaaaatggtggaagccctctaCAGGTAAATAACTCCCCTACTGCAAGCAGTGAGAACAGCAGGAAAGAGTGATCTATGATCCTGCCTGTCCAGATGGGAGGAAGGTTTATCTCATGCGTTAAATACTTTAAGATTTCTGCAGCATCTGTTTATCTAACTTGAGGTTTAGCCTTTATAGTCCAATGAGTGTGTGTTTATACAGCCAGAGGCTGACTGTTAGTAATTAATCAATGAGTGACAGGAATATTAGGGTTTTATGGTTACTGTCTGGTTGTCTTTAGTTTATAGATAAacattccacattttctttagatgtacatgttttttttatatgtaGTGAAAAAGCAATTAACCCTCCCAATTTAACTTTTGCTGTTCTAAAATGGATGTACAGCCTTCGACGGCTATGATTGAAGCTTAGGCTCGCAGGCAGTTTTTGGCCTTGCATGCTGTTGGATTTGTTGATTTTAAATGTGTAATAAACCCAACCTTTCTAACCATCAATATGATAATCTAACTAATTAGACAGGCATGTCAGTCTGTTAGCGCTTCATCAAACTCAGAACCAGATTGCCACTGTGTCTTAGTTTCAATCTCAGGCCTGTTGTTACGCACAATAACCTTTTGATGGTTGGATTTAAACACACGCTAAATCAGACATAGGAAACTCTGAAATTTGGTTGAACGCGGCACGTGTACAACTACAATCGAGTGGGACATTACTGACTTTCCTAGTTCGGACTAGCACGTGAACGAGGCAAGTCAGAGACATGTTCAAGTCTTCTGTGGAAGCAACGTTTTATTTATAATTGTAAACAAAACAGAAGTAACCAAGAGCTAAAAAGTATAAAGACATGCCTATGTGAAACATTTACCAAACCACGTCAATTTACAGAGTAGAAAGTCTGCACTAGGCTACACATATATTTTCtgcctcaatggcaatgtccatgctaaaacggGTTATATCCATCTAGTCCACCACCTATCTCTACGTTTGAGGCAGAGCTCCTCGCTCCCTAAAATCTCTCTGAATGTACTAAAACACCCAACCGCCAAAACAGTGAGATAGAGACATCAACTAGCTTCAGCAACTCTATAGAAAAGTATTCTCAAACTCCACTGCATGTGCAGGATTTTGGTCCATCCCTGCTCTAACACCCCTGATTCTACTAATTGTCTGTTCATCAAGACCTTGATTATCTGAATCAGGTGTTAGCAGTAGCTCTTCAGGACCAGAGTCAGAGAACCCTGATCTAGGCTTGGCTCTCTCTACACAAAGGAATCACCATGCTTTGGAAAATTACAACTTTAATATAAAGTTGTCCCAATAGTCAATGTAAATATATTACAGTAATTTACAATTTAGTCAATGTGTTCCAAGGCACTTAAACGCTTTTGCCTCTTATATCCTTCTTCCATTTCTCTGTCCTCACATCACTGAGTGCTAAGTCCACTTCCCAAATCAACACTTGGCCCCTACCCCCTAGGTATAATAATGGCatcggaggagatggctgccgttttacgggctcctaaccaattgtgctattttgtgtgttattttcacattgtttgtaacttattttgtacataatgttgctgctaccgtatcttatgaccgaaaagagcttctggacatcagaaatgCGATTACttacctcgaactggacaaagatattttctttaatgagtccgacgcgaaggatatactgtttctccgagaccaggcccaaatccctgtcattctcGTGAAGAAAAGACTGAAATACAGGGGGCGGAGAtcggttctattggccaacgtgcaatcactgaaaaataaactggatgatctccgTTCGAGActgtcctaccaacgggacattaaaaactaaatagcttatgtttcactgagtcgttcagcaacgacgacacggataatatacatttggctgggttttccgtgcctcggcaggacagaacagctacgtctggtaagacgagggatgggtgtgtgtgtctatttgtcaataacagctggtgtgcgatgtctaatattaaggaagtccgAGGTATTGCTTGCTTTgcttgaggtagagtacctcatgagaagctgtagaccatactatttaccaagagagtttatctatatttttcgtagcagTCCATTTACcaacacaaaccgatgctggcactaagactgcaatcaacgagctgtataaggtctaagcaaacaagaaaatgctcatgcAGAAGAGGCGTTCCTCGTGGccagactttaatgcaggcacaTTTTATACCGTTTAACCTCATTTTACCtcacctaatttctaccagcatgtcacatgtgcaaccagtggCAAAAAAATATTCTTGACCAcctctactccacacacagagatgcatacaaagctcgccctccatttggcaaatctcactataattctatcctactgattcctgcttacaagcaaaaactaaacgCAGGAAttaccagtgactcgatcaatacggaagtggtcagatgatgcggatgctacgctacaggactgttttgctagcacagactggaatatgttcggggattcatccaatggcattgaggagtataccacctcagtgactggcttcatcaataactgcatcgacgacatcgtcttaacagtgaccatatgtacatatcccaaccagaagccatggattacaggcaacatccgcaacgagctaaaggctagagctgctgcttttaaggagcgggacacttataagaaatcccgctatgccgtCAGACAAACTATtaaaaacaggcaaagcatcaatacaggactaagaatgaatcctactacaccggctctgacgctcgtcgggtgtagcagggcttgcaaactattacggactacaaaagggaaacccagccacaaactgcccagtgacacgagcctaccagacaagctaaatgccttttttttggtatttagtattttattaggatccccattagctgttgcaaaagcagcagctactcttcctggggtccacacaaaacataatacagaatggcATAATATAGAACATCAATAGAAAACagcagctcaaggacagaactacagtggggggaaagtatttgatcccctgctgattttgtacgtttgcccacttacaaagaaatgatcagtctataattttaatgataggtttatttgaacagtgagagacagaataacaacaaaaaaatccagaaaaacacgtcaaaaatgttataaaatgatttgcattttaaagagggaaataagtatttgatccctctgcttaacatgacttagtacttggtggaaaaacccttgttggcaatcacagaggtcagacgtttcttgtagttggccaccaggtttgcacacatctcaggagggattttgtcccactcctctttgcagatcttctccaagtcattaaggtttcgaggctgacgtttggcaactcgaaccttcagctccctccacagattttctatgggattaaggtctggagactggctaggccactccagaaccttaatgtgcttcttcttgagccactcctttgttgccttggctgtgtgttttgggtcattgtcatgctggaaaacccatccacgacccattttcaatgccctggctgagggaaggatgttctcaaccaagatttgatggtacatggccccatccatcgtccctttgatgcggtgaagttgtcctgtccccttagcagaaaaacaccaccaaagcataatgtttccacctccatgtttgacagtggagatggtgttcttggggtattaggcagcattcctcctccaaacacagcgagttgagttgatgccaaagagctccattttggtctcatctgaccccaacactttcaccagttgtcctcaatcattcagatgttcattggcaaacttcagacgggcatgtatatgtattcttgagcagggggaccttgcgggcgctgcaggatttcagtccttcacggcgtagtgtgttaccaattgttttcttggtgactatggtcccagctgccttgagatcattggcaagatcctcccgtgtagttctgggctgattcctcaccttctcatgatcattgcaaccccacgaggtgagatcttgcatggagccccaggccgagggatattgacagttattttgtgtttcttccatttgcgaataatcgcaccaaatgttgtcaccttctcaccaagctgcttggcgatggtcttgtagcccattacaggcttgtgtaggtctacaatcttgtccctgacatccttggagagctctttagtcttggccatggtggagagtttggaatctgattgattgattgcttctgtggacaggtgtcttttttacaagtaacaagctgcggttaggagcactccctttaagagtgtgctcctaatctcagctcgttacctgtataaaagacacctgggagccagaaatctttctgattgagagggggtcaaatacttatttccctcattaaaatgtaatcaatttataacattttttatatgcgtttttctggatatttttgttgttattctgtctctcactgttcaaataaacctaccattaaaattatagactgatcctttatcagtgggcaaacgtacaaaatcagcaggggatcaaatactactccctccccccccactgtacatacatatttTTAAagtcacatgtagcctacatatcaatgcatacacacaaactatctaggtcaaataggggcgAGGCGTTGTGCCgcaaggtgttgctttatctgtttttttaaaaccagatatgctgtttatttgagcaatataagaaggaaggaagttccatgcaataagggctctatataatatcagatgttttcttgaatttgttctggatttggggactgtgaaaagacctctgGTGGAATGTCTGGTGggacaagtgtgtgtgtcagagctgtgtgtaagttgactatgcaacaatttgggatttcaacacattaatgtttcttataaaaataagaagtgatgcagtcagtctctcctcaactcttaaccaagagagactggcatgcatagtatttatatcagccctctgaatacaattaagagcaaaacgtgccgctctgttctgggccagctgcagcttaactaggtctttccttgcagcactggaacacacgactggacaataatcaagattagacaaaactagagcccgcagaacttgctttttgaagtgtggtgtcaaaaaagcagagcatctttattacggctagacctctccccatctttacaaccattgaatctatatgttttgaccatgacagttaacaatctaaggtaacggcaagtaatttagtctcctaaACTGGTTCAACagtcacaccattcattaccagattcagctgaggtctagcacttaaggaattatttgtaccaaatacaatgcttttagttttagagatgttcaggaccagtttattactggccacctattccaaaacatactgcaactctttaagggtttcagtgacttcattacctgtggttgctgatgcgcaTACAGTTGAATCAtcaaaagagtagagggcctagagagctgccctgcggtacaccacatgctcgctttgaggcaagcaacactgaagcatgcatgagagcaccagctgttccagacgactgtgtgatcaaactctccgtagccaatgtgagcaagatctTTAAGACAAGGACAACATtcacagattaccaggacgtgtactcagagcatgcgcggaccaactggtaagtgttttcactgacattttcaacctctacctgaccaagtctgtaatacctgcatgtttcaagcagaccagcatagtccctgtgtccaagaaagcgaaggtaaccttcctaaatgactactgccctgtagcactcacatcagtagccatgaagtgctagGAAAGtcttgtcatggctcacatcaacaccatcatcctggaaaccctagatccactccaattcggataccaccccaacagatccacagatgacgcaatctcaatcgcactccacactgccctttcccacctgaacaaaaggaactcCTGTGAGGATGCTGTTCTACTCTACTTCAACGTGATCAtgacaaaaggagctgatcgtggactacaggaaaagaatggccgaacacacccccattcacatcgacagggccgtagtggagcgggtcgagagtttgaagtcccttggtgtctacatcaccggcaaactatcatggtccaaccacaccaagacagtcgtgaagagggcacgacaacacctttttcccctcaggagagtgaaaatatttggcatgggtcccatTATCCTCAAAAAGTCCtagagctgcaccattgagagcatcctgaccggttgcatcaccgcctggcatggtaactgctcggcatccaaccgtaaggcgctacagagggtagtacgtacggcccagtacatcactggggccaagcttcctgccatccaggacctaaatACTacgcggtgtcagaggaaggcccaaaaaattgtcaaagactctagtctcccaagtcatagactgttctctctgctaccacacggcaagcagtaccggagcgccaagtctaggtccaaaaggctccttaacagcttctaccccaagccataagactgctgaacaattaaccaaatggccaacaagactatttacattgaccccccctcgactaacctgtacccccgcacattgaccaagtgctggtaccccctgtacatagcattgttattttattgtgttacatttaattttttagtttattttgtaaatattttcttaactctttcttgaactgcattgttggttaagggcctgtaagtaagcatttcaaggtaaggtctacacctgttgtattcggcgcatgtgacaaatagaatttgatttgctATACCTATCCAATTGCTTTGACCTATtcaatcccctcatatctaggcCTACACAAGTGTAGGAGCCAGAAATTGTTTCTGGAACGAGGCTGTGTTTCTGTTGGCGCAACTGTTTGGGTTTCCTTTCTACTGGAGTTTGCAGCTGCACATTCTCTAACTTTTCAATTAGTTTGTGAACATCCAGCTGCAGTTTCCTTCTGTGTTGACAGGAGTTCTCTCTTTGGTCATCTTTGCATTCCCCTCTTCCTCGGTATCCATGGCAACGTGTGGGGAGGGGTTTAGCTTAACCTTCTTACCCCTCCCCTTCTCCTGAGCCgcttcctgtttcctgtctgaGGCCCCTGAAGCGGCTCTCTTCCTGTAAGATCCCCTGGGGACAAGCTGGACGCCTCGACCCTTCTGCTGTTTCAGTGGTTTCTTAGGGAGCTGGGTGTCTGTCTGGGTCCCGTTCTGGGTCTCTTGGCAGCACAGCAGGGGCTGGGTTTGAGTCCCGTTGTTGTGGGGCTGGGCTATCACATAGAGCCGTTTCAAGGG contains:
- the si:dkey-21e13.3 gene encoding rap1 GTPase-GDP dissociation stimulator 1 isoform X2 yields the protein MCHRRGSEPGSPMGETNVLTVKPRDPLTNALDAIVVSTDLIEDALRPHLETVLTVIQEKQRGAAEQVAVSGVLPTLAQALRRRGPLTLMTAKLVSELARETVIRERCGETGVSSALLSVLLSRDQELLIHAGRAIARICYESRCQQEQLLRLGAVPRLVGILLGFKSNQPLEGVCLVALCNLGDMGEGGEDGGISWERGVSLCPEESVFRGVTCHSCGFGSMVTVVRLTQWSPGQHTVSIEVLSRYSIGFWTMHNNRRTVRRSPLSHLGTCPRFYKAIKYSVQNIPNSRSLKSLIFHIFL
- the si:dkey-21e13.3 gene encoding rap1 GTPase-GDP dissociation stimulator 1 isoform X3 is translated as MGETNVLTVKPRDPLTNALDAIVVSTDLIEDALRPHLETVLTVIQEKQRGAAEQVAVSGVLPTLAQALRRRGPLTLMTAKLVSELARETVIRERCGETGVSSALLSVLLSRDQELLIHAGRAIARICYESRCQQEQLLRLGAVPRLVGILLGFKSNQPLEGVCLVALCNLGDMGEGGEDGGISWERGVSLCPEESVFRGVTCHSCGFGSMVTVVRLTQWSPGQHTVSIEVLSRYSIGFWTMHNNRRTVRRSPLSHLGTCPRFYKAIKYSVQNIPNSRSLKSLIFHIFL
- the si:dkey-21e13.3 gene encoding rap1 GTPase-GDP dissociation stimulator 1 isoform X1, whose product is MGVYTDTYARIHTHNTHMDRLRPTSDSGRLLPVVPKDPLTNALDAIVVSTDLIEDALRPHLETVLTVIQEKQRGAAEQVAVSGVLPTLAQALRRRGPLTLMTAKLVSELARETVIRERCGETGVSSALLSVLLSRDQELLIHAGRAIARICYESRCQQEQLLRLGAVPRLVGILLGFKSNQPLEGVCLVALCNLGDMGEGGEDGGISWERGVSLCPEESVFRGVTCHSCGFGSMVTVVRLTQWSPGQHTVSIEVLSRYSIGFWTMHNNRRTVRRSPLSHLGTCPRFYKAIKYSVQNIPNSRSLKSLIFHIFL